Proteins from one Aureimonas sp. SA4125 genomic window:
- a CDS encoding FAD-binding oxidoreductase: MNQPPAISDATIARFAALVGEGNALRSPDLLAPYLTEPRDLYKGRTRLVLRPGSTAEVAAIMRLATETRTPIVPQGGNTGLVGGQSPRSEAEVVLSLSRMNRVRDVDPVGRTMVVEAGVILANVQAAADGAGLFFPLSLGSEGSCEIGGNLSSNAGGTAVLAYGNARDLCLGLEAVLPSGEILPGLRRLKKDNRGYDWKDLLIGAEGTLAVITAAVLKLFPKPAGREVAYVGLASPEKALRLLGRAEARAGRQLTAFELMGRRGMEFTLRHTEGARDPLAAAHAWYLLVEISSQRSAEDARETLEAILGSALEDDVIEDAAIAQSLGDAATFWKMREAMSWAQKPEGGSIKHDVAVPVARVAEFIAAADKAVLAAIPDARIVAFGHLGDGNIHYNVSQPVGADKAGFLDRWTEVNAIVHGIVDAMDGTFSAEHGIGQLKRLELARTKNAAEMALMRSIKQTLDPYQILNPGKVV, translated from the coding sequence ATGAACCAGCCTCCCGCCATTTCGGACGCCACCATCGCGCGCTTCGCCGCCCTCGTGGGCGAGGGCAATGCCCTGCGGTCGCCAGATCTCCTCGCCCCCTACCTCACCGAGCCGCGCGACCTCTACAAGGGGCGCACGCGGCTCGTGCTGCGGCCGGGCTCGACGGCCGAGGTCGCCGCGATCATGCGGCTCGCCACCGAAACCCGCACGCCGATCGTGCCGCAGGGCGGCAATACCGGGCTCGTCGGCGGCCAGTCGCCGCGCTCCGAGGCGGAAGTCGTGCTGTCGCTGTCGCGCATGAACCGGGTTCGCGACGTCGACCCCGTCGGTCGGACCATGGTCGTGGAGGCGGGGGTCATCCTCGCCAATGTCCAGGCTGCGGCGGACGGTGCCGGCCTCTTCTTTCCGCTGTCGCTCGGCTCGGAAGGTTCCTGCGAGATCGGCGGCAATCTCTCTTCCAATGCCGGCGGCACGGCGGTGCTGGCCTACGGCAATGCCCGCGATCTCTGCCTCGGGCTCGAGGCGGTGTTGCCCTCGGGCGAGATCCTTCCCGGCCTCCGGCGCCTGAAGAAGGACAACCGCGGCTATGACTGGAAGGATCTCCTGATCGGCGCCGAGGGCACGCTCGCCGTCATCACCGCGGCGGTGCTGAAACTGTTTCCAAAGCCCGCCGGGCGGGAGGTCGCCTATGTCGGACTGGCTTCACCCGAAAAGGCACTGCGCCTTCTCGGCCGTGCCGAGGCACGTGCCGGGCGCCAGCTGACGGCCTTCGAGCTGATGGGCCGGCGCGGCATGGAATTCACCCTCCGCCATACCGAGGGCGCACGCGATCCGCTTGCCGCCGCCCACGCCTGGTATCTGCTCGTCGAGATCTCCTCGCAGCGCTCGGCCGAGGATGCCCGCGAGACCCTGGAGGCGATCCTCGGCTCGGCGCTCGAGGACGATGTGATCGAGGACGCGGCGATCGCCCAGTCGCTCGGCGATGCCGCGACCTTCTGGAAGATGCGCGAGGCGATGAGCTGGGCGCAGAAGCCGGAAGGCGGCTCGATCAAGCACGACGTCGCCGTTCCCGTCGCCCGGGTCGCCGAGTTCATCGCCGCGGCCGACAAGGCCGTCCTTGCCGCCATTCCGGATGCGCGGATCGTCGCCTTCGGCCATCTCGGCGACGGCAACATCCACTACAACGTCTCCCAGCCCGTCGGCGCCGACAAGGCCGGCTTTCTCGACCGCTGGACCGAGGTCAACGCCATCGTCCACGGCATCGTCGACGCCATGGACGGCACCTTCTCCGCCGAACACGGGATCGGCCAGTTGAAGCGGCTCGAACTCGCCCGCACCAAGAACGCGGCGGAGATGGCTTTGATGCGCAGCATCAAGCAGACGCTGGATCCTTACCAGATTCTCAATCCCGGAAAAGTCGTTTAA
- a CDS encoding L-threonylcarbamoyladenylate synthase has protein sequence MARHILSTDPDAVRETVAVLLAGGLAALPTETVYGLGADAANGAAVAGIFEAKGRPRFNPLICHVSDRPMAEETGIFDDTGRRLVDAFWPGPLTVVLPLADGADVHPLTLGGLSTVALRMPQGIARDVIAGVGRPIAAPSANRSGKVSPTTSAHVERSLGDRIDLILDAGPAILGLESTIVMPREGEIVLLRAGGITAADIETATGLRVVRPADGAPVQSPGQLVSHYAPHGTVRLDALSVLPGEWLLRFGSLPVAGEDRAAGVIDLSPRGDLRETASKLFAALTELDRPDVAAIAVMPIPMTGLGEAINDRLRRAAAPRG, from the coding sequence ATGGCCAGACATATCCTTTCGACCGATCCCGATGCCGTTCGCGAGACAGTCGCCGTCCTTCTGGCCGGAGGGCTGGCGGCGCTTCCGACCGAAACCGTCTACGGTCTGGGCGCCGACGCGGCCAATGGCGCGGCTGTTGCGGGCATTTTCGAAGCGAAGGGCCGGCCGCGCTTCAATCCGCTGATCTGCCACGTCTCCGACAGACCCATGGCCGAGGAGACCGGCATCTTCGACGACACCGGGCGACGGTTGGTCGATGCCTTCTGGCCGGGGCCCCTCACCGTCGTCCTGCCGCTTGCCGATGGGGCGGACGTCCATCCTCTGACGCTCGGTGGCCTGTCGACCGTCGCCCTGCGCATGCCGCAAGGGATCGCCCGCGACGTCATCGCCGGCGTCGGCCGGCCGATCGCCGCTCCCAGCGCCAACCGCTCCGGCAAGGTCAGCCCGACGACGTCGGCCCATGTCGAGCGAAGCCTCGGCGACCGGATCGACCTCATCCTCGATGCGGGACCGGCGATTCTCGGGCTGGAGTCGACGATCGTCATGCCGCGGGAAGGAGAGATCGTGCTCCTACGCGCCGGCGGGATAACGGCCGCCGACATCGAGACCGCGACCGGCCTGCGGGTCGTTCGCCCGGCGGACGGCGCTCCCGTCCAGTCGCCCGGCCAGCTCGTCTCCCACTATGCCCCGCACGGGACGGTCCGCCTCGATGCGCTTTCGGTCCTTCCCGGCGAATGGCTCCTGAGGTTCGGAAGCCTTCCCGTCGCGGGCGAGGACCGCGCCGCCGGCGTGATCGACCTCAGCCCGCGGGGCGATCTGCGTGAAACGGCCTCGAAACTCTTCGCGGCGCTGACGGAGCTCGATCGGCCTGATGTCGCCGCGATCGCCGTGATGCCGATCCCCATGACGGGCCTTGGCGAAGCGATCAACGATCGCCTGCGCCGGGCTGCAGCGCCGCGCGGCTGA
- the ubiA gene encoding 4-hydroxybenzoate octaprenyltransferase, which translates to MSNSRDSLAGAPPEGRVSDAPSDNWVYRILPARLWPHAQLARWDRPIGWQLLLWPCWWSAALAPQAMFPGAATTSLPNLWHLVLFLVGAVAMRGAGCTYNDLVDERIDAKVTRTRSRPLPSGRIGRKSAWLFLVVQALVGLLVLVQFNVFAIVLGMASLGVVVVYPFLKRVTDWPQLGLGFAFSWGALMGWAAHWGSLALAPVLLYAGSVLWTIGYDTIYAHQDKDDDALVGVRSTARLFGRRTKPALVVLYGAALVCFALAYHSTGTVTGPHWPAYLGLAIGAAHMLWQIVVLDIDDPDQCLSLFKSNNLFGWILFFGLVFSGLWSLMFPIAA; encoded by the coding sequence ATGTCGAATTCGAGAGACAGCCTTGCCGGCGCCCCCCCCGAGGGCCGCGTTTCGGATGCCCCATCCGACAACTGGGTCTACAGGATCCTGCCCGCGCGGCTGTGGCCGCATGCACAGCTGGCGCGCTGGGACCGGCCGATCGGCTGGCAGCTGCTGCTCTGGCCCTGCTGGTGGTCGGCTGCGCTGGCGCCCCAGGCCATGTTTCCGGGTGCGGCGACCACAAGCCTGCCGAACCTCTGGCACCTCGTCCTGTTCCTCGTCGGCGCCGTGGCGATGCGCGGTGCCGGCTGCACCTACAACGACCTCGTCGACGAGAGGATCGACGCGAAGGTGACCCGCACGCGCTCGCGGCCGCTGCCCTCCGGGCGCATCGGCCGAAAGAGCGCCTGGCTGTTCCTCGTCGTGCAGGCGCTTGTCGGTCTGCTGGTGCTTGTCCAGTTCAACGTCTTCGCGATCGTGCTCGGCATGGCCTCGCTCGGCGTCGTCGTCGTCTACCCCTTCCTGAAGCGGGTCACCGACTGGCCGCAGCTCGGCCTCGGCTTCGCCTTCTCCTGGGGGGCGCTGATGGGCTGGGCCGCGCACTGGGGGTCGCTGGCGCTGGCGCCCGTGCTTCTCTACGCCGGCAGCGTGCTCTGGACGATCGGCTACGACACGATCTACGCGCATCAGGACAAGGACGACGACGCGCTGGTCGGGGTCCGCTCGACCGCGCGCCTGTTCGGCCGGCGCACGAAGCCGGCGCTTGTCGTCCTCTATGGCGCGGCGCTCGTCTGCTTCGCCCTCGCCTATCACAGTACCGGCACCGTCACCGGCCCGCATTGGCCGGCCTATCTCGGGCTCGCCATCGGCGCGGCCCACATGCTCTGGCAGATCGTCGTCCTCGACATCGACGATCCCGACCAGTGCCTGTCGCTTTTCAAGTCGAACAACCTGTTCGGCTGGATCCTGTTCTTCGGGCTGGTCTTTTCCGGCCTCTGGTCGCTGATGTTCCCGATCGCGGCCTGA
- a CDS encoding DUF6101 family protein — translation MNTATKTVSSRPEWATMPIRLDPAAADRKQSFELVEAGERVSYRVDRRGAVISRVLHKSGLPMSIALPPRAFKGIAARAMEDGAGEVTVTLELFHEDAKLCVPLLVASDLFDVAADWRGWAELFNLPMLMVEADGAVRPLEETLGQLRAARTAPRRANASAHRARRPRFLARRKPGGLGVRMVISGTEIIARN, via the coding sequence ATGAACACCGCAACGAAGACCGTTTCTTCCCGGCCAGAATGGGCCACGATGCCGATCCGCCTCGATCCGGCAGCGGCGGACCGCAAGCAGAGCTTCGAGCTGGTCGAGGCCGGCGAGCGCGTCAGCTACCGTGTCGATCGCCGCGGCGCCGTGATTTCACGGGTTCTGCACAAGTCGGGCCTGCCGATGTCGATCGCGCTGCCGCCCCGCGCGTTCAAGGGCATCGCCGCCCGGGCGATGGAGGATGGCGCCGGCGAGGTGACCGTCACGCTCGAGCTGTTCCACGAGGACGCCAAACTCTGCGTGCCGCTGCTCGTCGCCTCCGACCTCTTCGACGTCGCCGCCGACTGGCGCGGCTGGGCCGAGCTCTTCAACCTGCCGATGCTGATGGTCGAGGCCGATGGTGCGGTCAGGCCGCTGGAAGAGACGCTCGGCCAGCTCCGCGCTGCGCGCACCGCGCCGCGCCGGGCGAACGCCAGCGCCCACCGGGCACGCCGCCCGCGCTTCCTCGCCCGCCGCAAGCCGGGTGGCCTCGGCGTGCGCATGGTGATTTCGGGCACCGAGATCATCGCTCGCAACTGA
- the purD gene encoding phosphoribosylamine--glycine ligase, giving the protein MTTNVLLIGSGGREHALAWKIARSPVLGTLYAAPGNPGIATNATIAALDITDHAAVAAFCADKRIDLVVVGPEAPLVAGIADALRAEGIAVFGPSAEAAQLEGSKGFTKDLCRRMGIPTADYARFSDAEAARDHVRREGAPIVVKADGLAAGKGVTVAETVEQALAAVDDCFAGAPDGTEVVIEAFMEGEEASLFCLADGERAVFFGTAQDHKRAFDGDVGPNTGGMGAYSPATVMTGELIDRAMREIIEPTLAGMRAAGTPFQGVLYAGLILMTTGPKLIEYNARFGDPECQVLMLRLKSDLLPILLQAAKGDLASCRPEWHDDPALCVVVATSGYPGSYVKGSEIVSLPEDDDRAIVFHAGTRRDGARLLADGGRVLGVTASGATVSEAAVKAYAATAEIDWPQGFWRTDIGRRAIDREDG; this is encoded by the coding sequence ATGACGACGAATGTTCTCCTGATCGGTTCCGGCGGCCGCGAACACGCACTGGCCTGGAAGATCGCCCGGTCGCCCGTGCTTGGAACGCTCTACGCCGCGCCGGGCAATCCCGGCATCGCGACAAATGCCACGATCGCCGCGCTCGACATCACCGACCACGCGGCGGTTGCGGCCTTCTGCGCGGACAAGCGCATCGACCTCGTCGTCGTCGGACCGGAGGCGCCCCTCGTCGCCGGCATCGCCGATGCATTGCGCGCGGAAGGCATCGCCGTCTTCGGCCCTTCCGCCGAAGCGGCGCAGCTCGAAGGATCCAAGGGCTTCACCAAGGATCTTTGCCGGCGCATGGGCATTCCGACCGCCGACTATGCTCGATTTTCCGATGCCGAGGCGGCGCGGGACCATGTGCGCCGGGAGGGGGCTCCGATCGTCGTGAAGGCCGACGGACTTGCTGCCGGCAAGGGCGTCACGGTCGCCGAGACGGTCGAGCAGGCGCTGGCCGCCGTCGACGACTGCTTTGCCGGGGCGCCCGACGGGACCGAGGTGGTGATCGAGGCCTTCATGGAGGGCGAGGAGGCCAGCCTTTTCTGCCTCGCCGATGGCGAGCGCGCCGTCTTCTTTGGCACCGCGCAGGATCACAAGCGGGCCTTCGACGGGGATGTCGGCCCCAATACCGGCGGCATGGGCGCCTATTCGCCGGCGACGGTGATGACCGGGGAACTGATCGATCGGGCCATGCGCGAGATCATCGAACCGACGCTCGCCGGCATGCGCGCGGCCGGCACTCCCTTCCAGGGCGTGCTCTACGCCGGGCTGATCCTGATGACGACCGGCCCGAAGCTGATCGAATACAATGCCCGCTTCGGCGATCCGGAATGCCAGGTGCTGATGCTGCGCCTGAAGAGCGATCTCCTGCCGATCCTTCTCCAGGCGGCGAAGGGCGACCTCGCATCCTGCCGGCCGGAATGGCACGACGACCCGGCCCTCTGCGTCGTCGTCGCGACATCAGGCTATCCCGGCAGCTACGTGAAGGGCAGCGAGATCGTGTCGCTGCCCGAGGACGACGACCGCGCCATCGTCTTCCATGCCGGAACGCGGCGCGATGGCGCGCGGCTCCTCGCCGATGGCGGACGTGTTCTCGGCGTCACCGCCTCGGGAGCCACAGTGAGCGAAGCGGCCGTCAAGGCCTACGCGGCGACCGCGGAGATCGACTGGCCGCAAGGTTTTTGGCGCACCGATATCGGCCGCCGCGCCATCGACCGCGAGGACGGCTGA